The following proteins are encoded in a genomic region of Takifugu rubripes chromosome 21, fTakRub1.2, whole genome shotgun sequence:
- the pold2 gene encoding DNA polymerase delta subunit 2, whose translation MFSDLSGQKQGQCLLSPPLFEDQAPVFERTSSRYCPRSERYTVGERSFSRQYAHIYAARLMQMKPLLSEAAQQKWGAEVPIKKLCDLQAGEQCCIVGTLFKGMELQPSILKEISDELNLLPQPARVKYISETDKLILEDELQRIKLEGKIDRDKCVTGSVIAVYGAEKNDGIFTVEDFCAADFPAQTPRPALSCDTFVLLASGLGLGSSRADSMLGLQLLVDMVTGQLGEQQEQNGAATISRIILAGNLLSQNTQEKDAALKPKYLTKKTQAGSVEAVRLLDELLLQLVASVPVDVMPGQYDPTNYTLPQQPLHPCMFPLSSAYPTLHLVSNPYQADIDGVRVLGTSGQNVRDIQRYSSMDNHLDILEETLQLQHMAPTAPDTLGCYPFYQKDPFILEECPHVYFSGNAPTFQSKIITGAGGQEVLLVTVPEFSGTQTACLVNLRTLSCEPVTFSAFCVGDDEEGPMNVSH comes from the exons ATGTTCTCCGACTTGAGTGGCCAGAAGCAGGGCCAGTGTCTGCTGAGTCCGCCGCTCTTCGAGGACCAGGCGCCGGTGTTTGAGCGGACCTCTTCTCGCTACTGCCCCCGCTCAGAACGCTACACTGTCGGCGAGAGGAGCTTCAGTCGCCAGTATGCGCATATTTACGCAGCCCGGCTGATGCAGATGAAGCCTTTGCTGTCAGAGGCGGCGCAGCAGAAGTGGG GGGCAGAGGTGCCGATAAAGAAGCTGTGTGATCTCCAGGCAGGGGAGCAGTGTTGCATCGTAGGAACACTGTTTAAGGGAATGGAGCTGCAGCCGTCGATTCTGAAGGAGATAAGTGATGAG ctcaACCTCCTGCCCCAGCCAGCACGAGTCAAGTACATTAGTGAGACAGACAAGCTGATCCTGGAGGACGAACTGCAAAGAATCAAACTTGAGGGCAAAATTGACAGAGACAAGTGTGTCACAG GAAGTGTTATTGCGGTATATGGAGCTGAGAAGAACGATGGTATATTCACAGTGGAGGACTTTTGCGCGGCAGACTTCCCCGCGCAGACGCCGCGACCGGCGCTGAGCTGTGACAC GTTTGTGCTCCTGGCTTCAGGACTCGGTCTCGGTAGTAGTCGCGCCGACAGCATGctggggctgcagctgctggtggacaTGGTCACCGGCCAGCTGggcgagcagcaggagcagaatgGGGCAGCAACCATTTCTCGGATCATCCTGGCTGGAAACCTCTTGAGCCAAAACACCCAGGAAAAGGACGCGGCCCTAAAG cccaaaTACCTCACCAAGAAGACCCAGGCGGGCAGCGTGGAGGCCGTACGCCTGTTAGATGAATTGCTGCTTCAGCTCGTG GCCTCTGTTCCTGTGGATGTAATGCCAGGCCAGTATGACCCCACCAACTACACCCTTCCTCAACAGCCTCTCCACCCCTGCATGTTCCCCTTATCCTCAGCCTATCCCACTCTGCATCTGGTCTCCAACCCCTACCAAGCTGACATCGATGGTGTCAG GGTTCTTGGAACATCTGGGCAGAATGTGAGGGACATCCAGAGGTACAGCAGTATGGACAATCATCTGGACATCCTGGAGGAGACGCTCCAGCTCCAACACATGGCCCCGACGGCACCCGACACCCTGG GTTGTTACCCGTTTTACCAGAAAGACCCTTTCATCCTGGAGGAGTGTCCTCATGTTTACTTCAGTGGGAATGCTCCAACCTTTCAGTCCAAGATCATCACAG GTGCTGGTGGCCAGGAGGTTCTTTTGGTCACTGTGCCAGAGTTCAGTGGGACTCAGACGGCTTGTCTGGTCAACCTGCGCACGCTCAGCTGTGAGCCTGTCACCTTCTCAGCCTTCTGCGTCGGCGACGACGAGGAAGGTCCGATGAACGTCAGCCACTGA
- the nono gene encoding non-POU domain-containing octamer-binding protein, translating to MQGNRGPQQNHGPNRSAEQKKPGGTNTNGQQPDSSEQNNSNEALTLDLQSFRKPGEKTFTQRSRLFVGNLPTGVAEEDLERLFAKYGKASEIFINKDRGFGFIRLETRIIAEIARAELDDTPFRGRPIRVRFATHGAALTVKNLPEFVSNELLEEAFAVFGQIERAVVVVDDRGRPTGKGIVEYTSKPAARKALDKCNDGSYLLTAFPRPVTVEPMDQLDDDEGLPEKLVNKNQQYHKEREQPPRFAQPGTFEYEYAMRWKALMEMEKQQYEMVDRNMKEAQEKLEAEMEAARHEHQVMLMRQDLLRRQEELRRMEELHNQEVQKRKQAELRQEEERRRREEEMRLRNEEMMKRQQEGFRANFSENREQDLRMHMGSHGMPMNRNNLAAAAGAAAAPGMASENAAIMSGPGNNSIPGGGQGVFPRGVPGPGDYGSGPNKQRRF from the coding sequence atgcaagGAAACCGAGGCCCCCAGCAGAACCATGGCCCCAACCGTTCAGCGGAGCAGAAGAAGCCCGGGGGGACAAACACGAACGGGCAGCAGCCCGACTCCAGCGAGCAGAACAACTCCAATGAGGCCTTAACCCTGGACCTGCAAAGCTTCAGGAAGCCCGGGGAGAAGACGTTTACGCAGCGGAGCCGGCTGTTCGTTGGGAACCTGCCCACCGGAGTGGCCGAGGAGGATCTGGAGAGGCTGTTCGCCAAATACGGGAAGGCCAGTGAGATTTTCATCAACAAGGACCGGGGCTTCGGCTTCATTCGCCTGGAGACTCGGATCATCGCAGAGATcgccagagcagagctggatgaCACCCCGTTCCGTGGCAGGCCCATCCGAGTCCGGTTCGCCACGCACGGCGCTGCATTGACTGTGAAAAACCTGCCAGAGTTTGTGTCCAACGAGTTGCTGGAGGAGGCCTTCGCTGTCTTTGGCCAGATCGAAAgagctgtggtggtggtggacgaCCGAGGGCGGCCCACGGGGAAGGGCATCGTGGAGTACACCTCCAAACCCGCCGCCAGGAAGGCTCTGGACAAGTGCAACGATGGGTCCTACCTGCTCACAGCCTTCCCTCGGCCCGTTACCGTGGAGCCCATGGATCAACTCGACGACGATGAAGGACTACCAGAGAAGCTGGTTAACAAAAACCAACAGTACCACAAAGAACGCGAACAGCCGCCCCGGTTTGCGCAGCCCGGCACCTTCGAGTACGAGTACGCGATGCGCTGGAAGGctctgatggagatggagaagcaGCAGTACGAGATGGTGGATCGCAACATGAAGGAGGctcaggagaagctggaggcgGAGATGGAGGCGGCCCGGCACGAGCATCAAGTGATGCTGATGAGGCAGGACCTGttgaggaggcaggaggagctgcgcagGATGGAGGAGCTCCACAACCAGGAGGTGCAGAAGAGGAAGCAGGCCGAGCTTcggcaggaagaggagcgccgccggagggaggaggagatgaggctgCGCAACgaagagatgatgaagaggcaGCAAGAGGGCTTCAGGGCGAACTTCTCTGAGAACAGAGAGCAGGATCTGCGGATGCACATGGGCAGTCACGGGATGCCCATGAACAGGAACAAtctggccgccgccgccggtgccgccgccgccccagGCATGGCTTCGGAGAACGCTGCCATCATGTCGGGGCCCGGAAACAACAGTATTCCCGGTGGAGGCCAGGGGGTCTTCCCCAGAGGGGTCCCCGGGCCTGGAGACTACGGGTCTGGGCCCAACAAGCAGCGCAGATTTTGA